The following coding sequences lie in one Pan paniscus chromosome X, NHGRI_mPanPan1-v2.0_pri, whole genome shotgun sequence genomic window:
- the LOC134729790 gene encoding uncharacterized protein LOC134729790 produces MTTASVNEAPPSGSAEHFRFPQPPGNVKSKQCARAVALKAGQQSLWPMWRSWARASVVMTVFALRGEGMCDHFQWLTCIPQIVWMSYNLNLQTQYSQTLGSDPLQASCTSPRKRACFPLDM; encoded by the exons ATGACAACAGCCAGTGTGAACGAAGCGCCACCCTCCGGGTCAGCCGAGCATTTCCGCTTCCCACAGCCCCCTGGGAACGTGAAGTCAAAGCAATGCGCACGCGCAGTGGCTTTGAAGGCGGGGCAACAAAGCCTGTGGCCGATGTGGCGCTCCTGGGCCCGCGCTTCAGTGGTTATGACAGTGTTCGCTCTAAGGGGAGAAGGAATGTGTGACCATTTCCAATG gTTAACTTGCATTCCCCAGATAGTTTGGATGAGTTACAACCTAAATCTGCAAACTCAATACAGCCAGACCCTGGGAAGTGACCCTCTCCAAGCCTCCTGTACAAGTCCCAGGAAAAGAGCCTGTTTTCCCTTGGACATGTGA